Proteins from one Ranitomeya variabilis isolate aRanVar5 chromosome 1, aRanVar5.hap1, whole genome shotgun sequence genomic window:
- the LOC143798607 gene encoding LOW QUALITY PROTEIN: uncharacterized protein LOC143798607 (The sequence of the model RefSeq protein was modified relative to this genomic sequence to represent the inferred CDS: inserted 1 base in 1 codon), giving the protein MNNFIIVSEGSDGNQRTMEAKIRDLWPFRKECPNIRDYRGKSPRISETTEESFPNIRNYRGKSPPISETSEESLPQYQRLQRNVSPSIREYRGKLPQYQRLQRKVYPNIRDYRETFAPISETTEESLSQYQRLQRKVVPISETTEDSLLQYQRLKRKVSPNIRDYRGKSPPISETTEERMPQYQRLQRKVYPNIRDYRGKSPPISETTEESLPQYQRLQRKVSPNIRDYRGKSPPISETTEESLPQYQRLQRKVSPNIRDYRGKSPPISETTEESLPQYPRLQRKVSSNIRDYRGRSAEVLPSRLKVAQVVDEFCEVPPRLQLRKPAETSYGQGASLRQEEEKRQEEEKKQEKEKKREEEKRQEEEKRXEEEKRQKEKKQEEEKRQEEEKKQEEKKQEKEKKREEEKRQEEEKKRQKEKKQEEEKRQEEEKKQEKEKKREEEKRQEEEKKQEEENRREEEKRREEEKRQKEKKQEEEKRQEEEKKQEKEKKREKEKRQEEEKRQKEKKQEEEKRQEEEKKQEKEKKREEEKRQEEEKKQEEENRREEEKRWEEEKRQNEKKQEEEKRQEEEKKQEKEKRREEEKRQEEEKKQEEENRREEEKRREEEKKREEEKKQEEEKRQEEEKRQEEEKRQEEEKKQEEEKKQEEEKRQEEEKGREEEWRRVEKRQEEEEKRQEEEKRQEEEKRREEEKRGEEEKRQEEEKRRKEEKRRKEEKRREEKRRVEEKRQEEEKTEEETKTQEEEKTQEEEKRRVEEKRRVEEKRQEEEEKRQEEEKRRWRRRGSCSLSESSDHSGSREKCTTRYTVYTVTHSFIKSAVIPT; this is encoded by the exons ATGAATAACTTTATTATTGTATCTGAAGGTTCTGATGGAAATCAGAGAACAATGGAAGCGAAGATCAGG gatctgtggcctttcagaaaag AATGCCCCAATATCAGAGACTACAGAGGAAAGTCTCCCCGAATATCAGAGACTACTGAGGAAAGTTTCCCCAATATCAGAAACTACAGAGGAAAGTCTCCACCAATATCAGAGACTTCAGAGGAAAGTCTCCCCCAATATCAGAGACTACAGAGGAACGTTTCCCCCAGTATCAGAGAATACAGAGGAAAGTTGCCCCAATATCAGAGACTACAGAGGAAAGTCTACCCCAATATCAGAGACTACAGGGAAACGTTTGCCCCAATATCAGAGACTACAGAGGAAAGTCTATCCCAATATCAGAGACTACAGAGGAAAGTTGTCCCAATATCAGAGACTACAGAGGATAGTCTCCTCCAATATCAGAGACTAAAGAGGAAAGTCTCCCCCAATATCAGAGACTACAGAGGAAAGTCTCCCCCAATATCAGAGACTACAGAGGAAAGAATGCCCCAATATCAGAGACTACAGAGGAAAGTCTACCCCAATATCAGAGACTACAGAGGAAAGTCTCCCCCAATATCAGAGACTACAGAGGAAAGTCTCCCCCAATATCAGAGACTACAGAGGAAAGTCTCCCCCAATATCAGAGACTACAGAGGAAAGTCTCCCCCAATATCAGAGACTACAGAGGAAAGTCTCCCCCAATATCAGAGACTACAGAGGAAAGTCTCCCCCAATATCAGAGACTACAGAGGAAAGTCTCCCCCAATATCAGAGACTACAGAGGAAAGTCTACCCCAATATCCGAGACTACAGAGGAAAGTCTCCTCCAATATCAGAGACTACAGAGGAAGATCTGCAGAGGTTTTGCCTTCTCGGCT cAAAGTGGCCCAAGTGGTTGATGAATTTTGTGAGGTTCCCCCTAGATTACAGCTGAGGAAGCCTGCAGAGACCTCCTATGGTCAGGG TGCGTCGCTGaggcaggaggaggagaagaggcaggaggaggagaagaagcaggagaaggagaagaagcgggaggaggagaagaggcaggaggaggagaaga cagaagaggagaagaggcagaaggagaagaagcaggaggaggagaagagacaggaggaggagaagaagcaggaggagaagaagcaggagaaggagaagaagcgggaggaggagaagaggcaggaggaggagaagaagaggcagaaggagaagaagcaggaggaggagaagagacaggaggaggagaagaagcagGAGAAGGAGAAGAAGCGGGAGGAGGAGAAGAGGCAGGAGGAGGAGAAAAAGCAGGAGGAAGAGAATAGACGGGAGGAGGAGAAGAGGCGGGAGGAGGAGAAGAGGCAGAaggagaagaagcaggaggaggagaagaggcaggaggaggagaagaagcagGAGAAGGAGAAGAAGCGGGAGAAGGAGAAGaggcaggaggaggagaagaggcagaaggagaagaagcaggaggaggagaagagacaggaggaggagaagaagcagGAGAAGGAGAAGAAGCGGGAGGAGGAGAAGAGGCAGGAGGAGGAGAAAAAGCAGGAGGAAGAGAATAGACGGGAGGAGGAGAAGAGGTGGGAGGAGGAGAAGAGGCAGAATgagaagaagcaggaggaggagaagaggcaggaggaggagaagaagcagGAGAAGGAGAAGAGGCGGGAGGAGGAGAAGAGGCAGGAGGAGGAGAAAAAGCAGGAGGAAGAGAATAGACGGGAGGAGGAGAAGAGGCGGGAGGAGGAGAAGAAGCGGGAGgaggagaagaagcaggaggaggagaagaggcaggaggaggagaagagacaggaggaggagaagaggcaggaggaggagaagaagcaggaggaggagaagaagcaggaggaggagaagagacaggaggaggagaaggggcggGAGGAGGAGTGGAGGCGGGTGGAGAAGAggcaggaggaggaagagaagaggcaggaggaagaaaagaggcaggaggaggagaagaggcgggaggaggagaagaggggggaggaggagaagaggcaggaggaggagaagaggcggAAGGAGGAGAAGAGGCGGAAGGAGGAGAAGAGGCGGGAGGAGAAGAGGCGGGTGGAGGAGAagagacaggaggaggagaagacggAGGAGGAGACGAagacacaggaggaggagaagacacaggaggaggagaagaggcggGTGGAGGAGAAGAGGCGGGTGGAGGAGaagagacaggaggaggaggagaagaggcaggaggaggagaagaggcggTGGAGGAGAAGAGGCAG CTGTTCACTCTCTGAAAGTTCAGATCACAGTGGTTCTAGGGAGAAGTGCACAACAaggtatacggtatatacagtaaCCCACAGCTTCATCAAAAGTGCCGTCATCCCGACATGA